Proteins encoded together in one Pelagicoccus albus window:
- a CDS encoding sugar-transfer associated ATP-grasp domain-containing protein, producing MSLREIARRSRFCLQYWRKHLKEARVVGAHGVGFSQPIKDIANGFFPITAHELRSIHGDLDGLITSLQYERYLTGMNGRFAVMLDNKEAFGKLVSTAGIETPENFCVFRAGRILWNENGQERLRQTLEKTGRFIIKPTNGKQGKGVKICRDLADLKKHDGFDAVVTSFVFQADYAKAIYEPSLNTIRVLMLRDRDNRPVPLRAFHRFGTLKSGSIDNLSAKGISASVDIESGALGKAAVRNEQGRMDLLDQHPDTGSQISGVQIPDWDLALKMVEDLGNAFPFLTFVGWDLAMTPEGPTVIEGNSHPTIWAMQYYDRYIADDQIRGLFSQYIPNLEPTRL from the coding sequence ATGTCCCTCCGAGAAATTGCCCGCAGATCCCGGTTTTGTCTTCAGTATTGGCGTAAGCATCTGAAGGAGGCGAGGGTGGTCGGCGCCCACGGCGTAGGCTTTTCCCAGCCGATCAAAGACATCGCCAACGGATTTTTCCCGATCACTGCCCATGAGTTGAGATCGATCCATGGGGATCTGGACGGATTGATTACCAGCCTGCAATATGAGCGATACCTAACCGGTATGAACGGTCGTTTTGCCGTCATGCTCGATAACAAAGAGGCGTTTGGAAAACTCGTTTCCACCGCCGGAATAGAGACGCCGGAGAATTTTTGCGTTTTCCGTGCGGGCCGAATTTTGTGGAACGAAAATGGGCAGGAGCGCCTTCGCCAGACTCTCGAGAAGACCGGTCGCTTCATAATAAAGCCAACCAACGGCAAGCAGGGCAAAGGGGTCAAAATTTGCCGCGATCTAGCTGATCTTAAAAAGCACGACGGCTTTGATGCGGTGGTAACCTCTTTTGTTTTCCAGGCCGACTACGCCAAAGCGATTTACGAACCTTCTTTGAATACGATCCGGGTTCTGATGCTGCGAGATCGAGATAATCGCCCGGTGCCGCTGCGGGCGTTTCACCGTTTCGGCACGCTCAAATCCGGCTCTATAGATAACCTGAGCGCGAAGGGGATCTCCGCCAGCGTGGATATTGAGAGCGGAGCTTTGGGAAAAGCCGCTGTCCGCAACGAGCAGGGGAGAATGGATCTCCTCGATCAGCATCCGGACACCGGATCGCAAATTAGCGGAGTCCAAATTCCAGACTGGGATCTGGCCCTGAAAATGGTTGAGGATTTGGGTAATGCCTTTCCGTTTCTCACCTTCGTCGGTTGGGATCTGGCGATGACTCCCGAGGGTCCGACCGTGATCGAGGGCAATTCCCACCCCACCATCTGGGCTATGCAGTACTACGATCGCTACATCGCCGACGACCAGATCCGCGGCCTGTTTTCTCAGTACATCCCAAATCTTGAGCCGACCCGCTTATGA
- a CDS encoding sugar-transfer associated ATP-grasp domain-containing protein — translation MSWRSSICRRIEGYRKWYLMERRSSAGRTSLSLLRKGFFSNRAWLYPLDQFAWESFLSDWEIEFRLPKLNSLAARQLFADKLRFHERARGGAFAFATTTFLGEFSAGKIQLANGQETLPSEFIAKPVRGSGGRGVMRASSPKELDSDTDYLLEEIVQAADYARRIYPNTINTIRVLTVRDPVTDEVFVLGAAHRFATQASGPVDNFKSGGIVSLVDSETAELSAAIVNTGAPERKLFDCHPETGEKIAGKVVPEWEQIKRCSIQSMSAVEGLHYIGWDVALSPEGPILIEGNATLPNPNLLQFHRPVLLDQRSRDFFLHTGVISRQKHERLQGLSLR, via the coding sequence ATGAGCTGGCGGAGTAGCATCTGTCGTCGGATCGAAGGTTACCGGAAATGGTACCTGATGGAGCGCCGGTCTTCGGCGGGAAGAACCAGCCTCTCTCTGCTCCGCAAAGGCTTCTTTTCGAATCGCGCTTGGTTGTATCCGCTGGATCAATTTGCTTGGGAGTCCTTTCTGAGCGATTGGGAGATCGAATTTCGTTTGCCGAAGCTAAACTCTCTGGCCGCTCGCCAGCTTTTTGCAGACAAGCTCCGCTTTCACGAACGAGCTCGGGGCGGAGCTTTCGCATTCGCGACGACCACGTTTCTGGGCGAGTTTTCAGCCGGAAAAATTCAACTCGCAAACGGCCAAGAAACGCTCCCGTCAGAATTCATCGCCAAACCGGTTCGCGGAAGTGGCGGCCGCGGGGTGATGAGAGCGAGCTCCCCCAAAGAACTCGATTCCGACACGGATTACTTGCTCGAGGAAATCGTGCAAGCTGCGGACTACGCTCGTCGCATTTATCCGAACACGATTAATACAATTCGTGTGCTCACTGTTCGAGACCCAGTGACTGATGAAGTGTTTGTGCTTGGAGCAGCCCACCGTTTCGCAACGCAAGCTTCGGGTCCCGTCGACAATTTCAAATCGGGCGGCATCGTGTCACTAGTAGACAGCGAGACCGCCGAACTCTCCGCCGCGATCGTAAATACCGGGGCCCCCGAGCGGAAACTCTTCGATTGCCATCCCGAAACCGGTGAAAAGATAGCCGGAAAGGTGGTTCCCGAATGGGAGCAGATCAAGCGTTGCTCGATTCAATCGATGTCTGCGGTTGAGGGTCTGCATTACATCGGATGGGACGTGGCTCTCTCTCCAGAAGGCCCGATCTTGATCGAGGGAAATGCGACTTTGCCCAATCCAAACCTCCTTCAGTTTCACCGGCCCGTGCTGCTCGACCAGAGGAGCCGCGACTTCTTTTTACATACTGGAGTCATCTCCCGTCAAAAGCACGAACGCTTGCAGGGGCTTTCTCTCAGATAG